A DNA window from Leptolyngbya sp. KIOST-1 contains the following coding sequences:
- a CDS encoding TPM domain-containing protein: MWIKSVTDRSLWRVGPGRSRYWLLGLVSAIALLLLALAGPAQAAYPAFLDAYVNDYGQVLSDGEKSLARAQLDQFRRRTGVHAVLLTVNSIYDYGTGDAALEPFATNLFNTWGIGDAGRNDGILLLVAPGDRQVRIELGMGYDRSYDRVAQAIVDDAMLPQFRQGNIGQGTLIGVNQIVQKFDPSSPPAVNPVLAYLPPELTEWVSPQVAIGGGLAAGGVGLFAGGLALKRLQRYRPRHCGLLQGVQAAVLLLFGGLALAVGRIGLVFGNKGLPFTGGFYLLGQVPVGGAQVVGSGGTAGGGGGGGAVLECCPVGGDRPFEQNHGLLVLGQAPVGNAQVVLDHGVFQGGCGGGAVGQGLAITITGCAIC, encoded by the coding sequence ATGTGGATCAAGTCTGTCACTGACCGATCGCTTTGGAGAGTGGGGCCAGGGCGATCGCGCTATTGGCTACTGGGGCTAGTGAGCGCGATCGCCCTGTTGCTGCTTGCGCTCGCGGGTCCAGCCCAGGCGGCTTATCCTGCTTTTTTAGATGCCTATGTCAACGACTATGGCCAGGTGCTCAGCGACGGCGAAAAGAGCTTGGCCAGGGCTCAGCTAGACCAGTTTCGCCGTCGCACTGGAGTCCACGCGGTGCTGCTGACGGTAAACTCGATCTACGACTACGGCACGGGCGATGCCGCCCTCGAACCCTTTGCCACCAACCTGTTCAATACCTGGGGGATTGGCGATGCCGGACGCAACGACGGCATTTTGCTGCTGGTGGCCCCCGGCGATCGCCAGGTCCGCATCGAGCTGGGCATGGGCTACGATCGCAGCTACGACCGGGTCGCCCAGGCCATCGTAGACGACGCCATGCTGCCCCAGTTCAGGCAGGGCAATATTGGCCAGGGCACGCTGATCGGCGTCAACCAAATTGTCCAGAAGTTTGACCCCAGCAGTCCGCCAGCGGTCAACCCGGTGCTGGCCTACCTGCCTCCCGAACTAACCGAATGGGTGTCGCCCCAGGTTGCAATTGGCGGCGGCCTGGCGGCGGGCGGAGTCGGCCTATTTGCGGGAGGGTTGGCCCTCAAGCGGCTACAGCGATACCGCCCGCGCCACTGCGGCCTGCTGCAGGGCGTTCAGGCGGCGGTCCTCCTGCTTTTCGGAGGCTTGGCCCTCGCTGTCGGCAGGATCGGCCTCGTCTTTGGCAACAAGGGGCTGCCGTTTACCGGAGGCTTCTACCTGCTGGGCCAGGTCCCAGTAGGCGGTGCCCAGGTTGTTGGCAGTGGCGGCACAGCCGGCGGGGGCGGCGGGGGCGGTGCGGTACTGGAGTGCTGCCCGGTAGGCGGCGATCGCCCGTTCGAGCAAAACCATGGGCTGCTGGTGCTGGGCCAGGCTCCAGTAGGCAATGCCCAGGTTGTTCTGGATCATGGCGTATTCCAGGGGGGCTGCGGCGGCGGTGCGGTGGGCCAGGGCCTCGCTATCACAATAACTGGGTGCGCAATCTGCTGA
- a CDS encoding ParA family protein, which produces MLEVLKGQVETADGIYPLAAANLFLIPADEGLHKAQEYLATIGMGALALHHSLEAVGELFDVCIIDSPPQRTQICLSVVGASDWVLIPAEASTKGVNSLLRSLELLEELRRIRAFTGRVLGVLPFRDKWFGRSQATDSREAIAAMQQVAGSIPVLPSIVESERYKQAIRQGRRLSEIGYTELEFPLHRVIEALEQGRENG; this is translated from the coding sequence CTGTTAGAGGTGCTGAAGGGCCAGGTGGAAACAGCCGATGGGATCTATCCGCTGGCAGCGGCCAATCTGTTTTTGATCCCAGCTGATGAGGGGCTGCACAAAGCCCAGGAATACTTGGCCACCATCGGGATGGGGGCCTTGGCTTTGCATCACAGCCTTGAGGCGGTGGGGGAGTTGTTTGACGTTTGTATCATCGACTCGCCGCCTCAGCGCACCCAGATCTGTTTGTCGGTGGTGGGGGCTTCTGACTGGGTGCTGATTCCCGCAGAAGCTTCGACCAAAGGGGTAAATTCGCTGCTGCGTAGTTTGGAGCTACTGGAGGAATTACGGCGAATCCGGGCGTTTACAGGCCGGGTGCTGGGGGTGCTGCCGTTTCGAGATAAGTGGTTTGGTCGGTCTCAGGCAACGGATAGCCGCGAGGCCATAGCGGCCATGCAGCAGGTAGCAGGCTCAATCCCGGTGCTGCCCTCAATTGTGGAGAGTGAGCGCTACAAGCAGGCGATTCGGCAGGGGCGGCGGCTGTCAGAGATTGGGTACACGGAGCTGGAATTTCCGCTGCATAGGGTGATTGAGGCGTTAGAACAGGGGCGAGAAAATGGCTGA
- a CDS encoding SpvB/TcaC N-terminal domain-containing protein → MSNKSGTSSQVISLPKGGGALHGIGETFSPDLFTGTGNFTVPIAIPPGRNGFQPELNLVYSTGNGNGDFGLGWGLSIPGVSRKTSKGIPRYDDDRDVFILSGAEDLVPVKEEHFETDRRRSVSVTYRPRTEGLFARIQHHHIVHLPNGPVQDYWEVRSKDGLVSHYGTAELPVNADNTWVDPAVIANPGDRSHIFSWSLTQTRDPFGNVIVYNYEGDTGTDDPHHWDQLYLKQIRYADYGDRDNPEFLVSVTFEYEDRPDPFSDYRSGFEIRTRRRCQRIKIRTHADQERLTRTYQFVYLDQRTDLGNLEALLPLNGVSLLSQVKVSGHDGDTTEDLPPLEFDYSRFEPQGQDFFPVEGRNLPARSLGNPELELADLFGNGLPAILEINGTVRYWRNLGNGRFDLPRSMKEAPAGLQLADQGVQLIDANGDGRIDLLVTRPGLSGYFPLQFGGLWDRKSFQPYRMAPSFNLEDPAVQLVDLTGDGVTDAIRSGSWLECFFNDPQEGWGETTRGSIEGLSNINFSDPRVKWGDMSGDGLQDIVLVYDGNIEYWPNLGYGIWGKRMSMRNSPRFHYGYDPRRILIGDVDGDGLADLVYVDNNQVILWINQSGNGWSGPIAIKGTPSVTDMDAVRLVDLLGTGVAGVLWSADLQQYGRNHLYFLDFTGGVKPYLLHQMDNHMGAVTKVEYQPSTKFYLEDEQQRQPWKTPLPFPVLTVAKVEVIDEISKGKLTTEYRYHHGYWDGAEREFRGFGRVDQRDTEVFEDYISAELFADVSPNDRLSVSQREAEAREAERRAAGTIRFEFDPQREAERESLNRLRFFDTDPVAMITPPHIKPQDRQAWLEDWKTKSFSPPLETRTWFHLGPVGEEFGDWDEVDYRDEYWAGDAPLLPDLLPNARASRQPIRDHRRHQRDAIRTLRGRMLRTELYALDGSPRQDRPYTVTESLHSVREESSPGADNGEQRPIFFPHTLAQRTTQWERGEEPMTQFSFTEDYDTYGQPRRQIQMACPRGWHRLEDRPTTGDNPYLATRTETVYVEPEAVGVYIHDRVAKTTTYEFKETAGRTLSAIKTNPTLKLIGQTLNFYDGEAFLGCDEGCIEQFGALVRSESLVLTEAILDEAYPTGTTLPDTTGRPIYLTDEIPVWTTDYPDRFQRLVTRAGYRYRLGVDGVGEGYFVATEQRQYDFQRFGQGRGLVTATRDPLGHETTITYDSPYQLLPEKVKDPVELETEAKYNYRVLQPERVIDPNGNVTEFKFSPLGLLTETWVKGKGNHEGDQTRPSTRLDYDFLAFEKSPPGNREPIFVRTMRHIHHDTETNIPLPKRDETIESRDYSDGFGRLLQTRTQGETVRFGDAVFGGGESVLPADQAAGFGAAVVGIENLDAAKPNVVVSGWQIYDNKGRVVEKYEPFFSTGWEYAPPVDRELEQKVTMFYDPRGQVIRTVNPDGSEQRVIYGIPADLATPENFSPTPWEAYTYDANDNAGRTHAQTAPAYEHHWNTPSSIVIDGLGRTVEAVERNRAKRPNSNEPLPVIEEYRTRSAYDIRGNLLTVTDALGREAFRYVYDLANNPLRVISIDAGVRRTVLNAAGNEIERRDSKGALILQAYDALNRPTDLWARDGGGQPLSLREHLVYGDSPEANLTVDQAKAANLRGKLYQHYDEAGLLRFESYDFKGNGLEKVRRVIQDRPILDVLNHASVDWANQAYRVDWQPPGSTPANEAARLLDAQEFCTSATYDALNRVKAMQYPQDVERHRQVLKPDYNRAGALERVTLDDQPYVERMAYNAKGQRVLIAYGNGVMTRYAYDPQTFRLVRLLTSPFEHSGGDSLTYQPKGTAIQDLGYDYDLAGNILRIRDRTPGSGVHDMPLGPNALNRDFTYDPLYRLISATGRECQQMPQPRPWADVATQWQDNGDCGSGFYPSSPPTPNQNNAPNLTCEYTEEYAYDPAGNMVEMRHWTGHGAWKRQFGMGELSPVDWDAAWRNYVNGQWDDPLGNQLTHVVDSRVNGAQSPIVSQTHFFDANGNLIRENQSRQFEWDHNDRLRSFRTQAGTAEPSVIALYLYDASGQRVKKLVWKGANRYEVTVYVDGVFELHYQITGGQRQENNTLHVMDDQSRIALVRVGKPLDERNTTPAVQYHLGDHLGSSQVVMDETGGLINREEFTPYGETSFGSFRWKRYRFTGKERDDESGLYYHGARYYAPWLKRWITTDPAGTLDGINLFLYAQNKPLTLVDPGGTTPIDPATAEFARKEGFEITPGGRLSITMHLGDFDKPETLGQTESTSGIAEIKDTVPEIADVEENPLGSYLPGTKAGFEAAQFWSDLVLEGEKQGGFPGKLKLSTGWIFGFCASLWTPETAFETAITLGTASLGAAANAGARASQSAAFGFRGFFLGRASYPTTRSLYWSARAGGSEGVGATLHHWLIPQRLAMSKGGFIPDRIVNAGWNLLELPNFTGWAHRTLGLNQYMGFAMQWGSKNIFWRNIIPKLHLFSSHQLKAYFLEQSIRLGILASPKLGFEIGEYVGTETMKQESNTN, encoded by the coding sequence CAGCTTTATTTGAAACAAATCCGTTATGCCGATTATGGAGATCGGGACAATCCTGAGTTTCTGGTATCGGTTACCTTTGAGTATGAAGACCGGCCCGATCCCTTCTCGGACTATCGATCGGGATTTGAAATTCGCACTCGCAGGCGCTGTCAGCGCATCAAAATTCGTACCCACGCCGATCAGGAGCGGCTAACCCGCACCTACCAGTTCGTTTATTTGGATCAGCGAACGGATCTGGGCAACCTGGAGGCCCTGCTGCCACTGAATGGGGTGTCGCTGCTGAGCCAGGTCAAGGTTTCTGGTCATGATGGTGATACTACGGAAGATCTGCCGCCGCTGGAATTTGATTACAGCCGGTTTGAACCACAAGGCCAAGATTTCTTCCCTGTCGAAGGGCGCAATTTACCGGCTCGCTCCCTGGGCAATCCGGAACTGGAACTGGCTGATCTGTTTGGCAACGGCCTGCCGGCCATTCTGGAGATAAACGGCACGGTGCGCTACTGGCGCAATCTGGGTAATGGTCGATTTGACCTGCCCAGGTCGATGAAGGAAGCCCCAGCCGGACTACAACTGGCGGATCAGGGGGTGCAACTGATCGACGCCAATGGCGATGGCCGCATTGACCTATTAGTGACGCGACCCGGATTATCGGGCTACTTTCCCCTCCAATTTGGTGGACTGTGGGATCGCAAGTCGTTTCAGCCCTACCGAATGGCTCCCAGTTTCAATCTGGAAGACCCGGCGGTGCAGTTGGTCGATCTGACTGGGGATGGGGTGACGGATGCCATCCGCTCGGGCAGTTGGCTGGAGTGTTTCTTTAACGACCCGCAGGAGGGCTGGGGGGAGACCACTAGGGGAAGTATCGAGGGCTTGTCCAATATCAATTTCTCAGACCCCAGAGTGAAGTGGGGGGACATGAGTGGGGATGGCCTGCAGGATATCGTGCTGGTTTATGACGGCAATATCGAGTACTGGCCCAACCTGGGCTATGGCATCTGGGGGAAGCGGATGTCGATGCGTAACAGTCCCCGCTTCCACTATGGTTACGACCCGCGCCGGATTTTGATTGGTGATGTGGATGGGGACGGGTTGGCGGATCTGGTGTATGTGGATAACAACCAGGTAATCCTGTGGATTAACCAGAGTGGCAATGGTTGGAGCGGCCCGATCGCCATTAAGGGCACCCCCTCTGTCACGGATATGGATGCGGTGCGGCTGGTGGATTTGTTGGGCACGGGTGTTGCTGGAGTGCTGTGGAGTGCGGATTTGCAGCAGTATGGCCGCAACCATCTCTATTTTCTGGATTTTACGGGGGGAGTGAAGCCCTATCTGCTGCACCAGATGGACAACCACATGGGGGCGGTGACGAAGGTGGAGTACCAACCTTCGACCAAGTTTTATCTGGAAGATGAGCAACAGCGACAACCCTGGAAGACTCCCCTACCGTTTCCGGTACTGACGGTGGCCAAGGTGGAGGTGATTGATGAGATCTCGAAAGGGAAGCTGACGACGGAGTATCGCTACCACCATGGCTACTGGGATGGAGCCGAGCGAGAGTTTCGGGGCTTTGGTCGAGTCGATCAGCGGGACACTGAGGTATTTGAGGATTACATTAGCGCCGAATTGTTCGCCGATGTATCACCCAATGACCGGTTGTCTGTATCTCAAAGGGAGGCAGAGGCACGGGAGGCAGAGCGCCGGGCTGCTGGCACAATTCGATTTGAGTTCGATCCCCAGCGGGAGGCGGAACGGGAGTCCCTTAATCGCCTGCGGTTTTTCGATACGGATCCAGTGGCTATGATTACGCCCCCCCATATCAAGCCTCAAGATCGACAAGCATGGTTGGAGGACTGGAAGACAAAATCGTTTTCACCTCCTTTAGAAACCCGAACCTGGTTCCATCTCGGCCCGGTGGGAGAGGAATTTGGAGATTGGGACGAGGTGGACTACCGGGATGAATATTGGGCGGGTGATGCGCCTCTGTTGCCTGACCTATTGCCAAATGCCAGGGCTTCACGCCAACCCATTCGAGACCACCGCCGACACCAACGGGATGCCATCCGGACGTTGCGGGGGCGGATGTTACGCACGGAGCTATATGCCCTGGATGGATCACCACGGCAGGATCGTCCTTATACAGTGACGGAGTCGCTCCATTCTGTCCGGGAGGAGTCGTCCCCTGGTGCAGACAATGGGGAACAGCGACCAATCTTCTTCCCCCATACCCTGGCTCAGCGGACCACCCAGTGGGAACGGGGAGAGGAACCGATGACCCAGTTCAGCTTTACGGAGGACTATGACACCTACGGTCAGCCCCGCCGTCAGATTCAGATGGCCTGTCCGAGAGGCTGGCACAGGCTGGAGGATCGGCCCACGACCGGAGACAACCCCTATCTAGCCACGCGCACTGAGACTGTCTATGTCGAGCCTGAGGCTGTTGGGGTCTATATTCATGATCGCGTGGCGAAAACCACGACCTATGAGTTCAAGGAAACTGCCGGTCGAACACTATCGGCAATTAAAACAAATCCGACGCTGAAGTTGATCGGTCAAACCCTGAATTTCTATGACGGCGAGGCGTTTTTGGGATGCGATGAAGGTTGCATTGAACAGTTTGGTGCGTTGGTGCGGTCTGAGAGTCTGGTGTTGACCGAGGCCATTTTGGATGAGGCGTATCCTACCGGAACTACGCTCCCCGATACCACCGGAAGGCCGATCTACCTGACGGATGAGATCCCAGTCTGGACGACTGACTATCCTGACAGATTCCAAAGGTTAGTAACACGGGCAGGCTATCGCTATCGCCTGGGAGTGGATGGTGTCGGCGAAGGGTACTTTGTGGCTACGGAACAGCGGCAGTATGACTTCCAACGCTTTGGACAGGGACGGGGACTGGTGACAGCGACCCGCGACCCGCTGGGACATGAGACGACCATCACCTATGACAGTCCCTACCAGCTCTTGCCAGAGAAGGTAAAAGATCCGGTTGAGCTAGAAACAGAAGCCAAATACAACTATCGCGTCTTGCAGCCGGAGCGGGTGATCGACCCCAATGGCAATGTGACGGAATTTAAGTTCTCGCCTTTGGGACTTCTGACGGAGACCTGGGTGAAGGGCAAGGGCAACCATGAGGGGGATCAAACCCGACCCAGTACCCGGCTGGACTATGACTTTCTGGCCTTTGAAAAGAGTCCGCCAGGTAACCGTGAGCCGATTTTTGTCCGCACGATGCGGCATATCCACCACGATACGGAGACCAACATTCCTCTACCCAAACGGGATGAAACCATCGAGTCCCGTGACTATTCCGATGGCTTTGGGCGGCTGCTCCAGACGCGCACCCAGGGGGAAACGGTGCGGTTTGGCGATGCGGTGTTTGGGGGCGGTGAAAGCGTCCTGCCTGCGGATCAGGCGGCTGGCTTTGGGGCGGCTGTGGTGGGCATTGAGAATCTGGATGCGGCCAAGCCCAATGTGGTGGTGAGTGGCTGGCAGATCTACGACAACAAAGGCCGGGTAGTGGAGAAATACGAGCCGTTTTTCTCCACAGGATGGGAGTATGCCCCGCCGGTGGATCGGGAATTGGAGCAGAAGGTGACGATGTTTTATGACCCACGGGGGCAGGTGATTCGCACGGTGAACCCGGATGGGTCGGAGCAACGGGTGATCTATGGCATCCCGGCTGATTTGGCAACGCCTGAGAACTTTAGCCCCACGCCCTGGGAAGCGTATACCTACGATGCCAACGACAATGCCGGACGCACCCACGCCCAGACGGCCCCAGCCTACGAGCATCACTGGAATACTCCCAGCAGCATCGTGATCGATGGCTTGGGTCGCACGGTGGAGGCAGTGGAGCGTAACCGGGCGAAACGGCCTAACTCAAATGAGCCGCTGCCAGTAATTGAGGAATATCGCACCCGATCGGCCTATGACATTCGCGGCAATCTGCTGACGGTAACCGATGCCCTGGGGCGAGAAGCGTTCCGGTATGTCTATGACCTGGCGAACAATCCGCTGCGGGTGATCAGTATAGATGCGGGGGTTCGTCGCACGGTGCTGAATGCGGCGGGGAATGAAATTGAACGGCGGGATAGTAAGGGCGCGTTGATTCTGCAAGCCTATGATGCCCTAAACCGACCTACGGATCTGTGGGCCAGGGATGGTGGAGGTCAGCCTCTCAGTCTGCGGGAGCATCTGGTGTATGGCGACAGCCCGGAGGCTAACTTAACGGTTGATCAGGCGAAAGCAGCGAACTTGCGCGGCAAGCTTTACCAGCACTATGACGAAGCAGGATTGCTAAGGTTTGAATCCTACGACTTTAAGGGCAACGGGCTGGAGAAGGTGCGCCGGGTGATTCAGGATCGGCCCATCCTGGATGTGTTGAATCATGCTTCTGTGGATTGGGCTAATCAAGCCTATCGGGTGGACTGGCAACCGCCAGGGAGCACCCCGGCTAATGAGGCAGCCCGACTGCTGGATGCCCAAGAATTTTGCACGTCAGCGACCTACGATGCCCTGAACCGGGTGAAGGCGATGCAGTACCCGCAGGATGTTGAACGGCATCGCCAGGTGCTGAAGCCAGACTATAACCGGGCCGGGGCGTTGGAACGGGTGACGCTGGATGACCAGCCCTATGTGGAGCGGATGGCCTACAACGCCAAGGGGCAGCGGGTGCTGATTGCCTATGGCAATGGGGTGATGACCCGCTATGCCTATGATCCGCAGACGTTTCGCTTGGTGCGGTTGCTAACCAGCCCCTTTGAGCATTCCGGTGGTGATTCGTTGACCTATCAACCCAAGGGGACGGCGATTCAAGACTTGGGCTATGACTATGACCTAGCGGGCAACATCCTGCGAATTCGAGACCGCACACCGGGGAGTGGGGTGCATGATATGCCCTTAGGGCCAAATGCCCTGAATCGCGACTTTACCTATGACCCGCTGTATCGGTTGATTTCAGCGACGGGGCGGGAGTGTCAGCAGATGCCCCAACCCCGACCGTGGGCCGATGTGGCTACCCAGTGGCAAGACAATGGAGACTGTGGATCGGGATTTTATCCGTCGTCGCCGCCAACGCCGAATCAGAATAATGCCCCGAACCTGACCTGTGAATACACCGAAGAATATGCCTATGACCCAGCGGGGAACATGGTGGAGATGCGCCACTGGACGGGGCATGGAGCCTGGAAGCGGCAGTTTGGCATGGGTGAGCTATCGCCGGTGGATTGGGACGCGGCGTGGCGAAACTATGTGAATGGGCAGTGGGACGACCCGCTGGGGAACCAACTGACCCATGTGGTGGATAGTCGGGTGAATGGGGCGCAGTCGCCGATCGTTAGCCAGACCCATTTCTTTGATGCGAATGGGAATCTGATTCGAGAAAATCAGTCTCGTCAATTTGAGTGGGATCACAACGACCGGCTACGGAGTTTTCGCACCCAGGCCGGGACGGCGGAACCATCGGTGATAGCCCTTTACCTGTATGACGCCAGCGGCCAGCGGGTGAAGAAGCTGGTGTGGAAGGGGGCAAATCGCTATGAGGTGACGGTGTATGTGGATGGGGTATTTGAGCTGCATTACCAGATCACGGGAGGTCAACGGCAAGAGAACAATACGCTGCATGTAATGGATGACCAGTCGCGCATTGCCCTGGTGCGGGTGGGGAAACCGTTGGATGAACGGAATACGACCCCGGCGGTGCAGTATCACCTGGGGGATCATTTGGGCAGTAGCCAGGTGGTGATGGATGAGACTGGCGGGTTAATTAATCGGGAAGAATTTACGCCCTACGGGGAGACCAGTTTTGGCAGTTTTCGCTGGAAACGGTATCGGTTTACGGGGAAGGAACGGGATGATGAAAGTGGGTTGTATTATCACGGAGCAAGGTATTATGCGCCCTGGTTGAAGCGATGGATCACGACAGATCCGGCTGGCACTTTAGATGGCATAAATCTTTTCTTATACGCTCAAAATAAACCACTTACGTTAGTAGATCCTGGAGGCACTACACCAATTGACCCTGCCACTGCTGAATTTGCCAGAAAAGAGGGATTTGAGATCACTCCCGGAGGTCGTCTATCAATAACAATGCATCTAGGGGATTTTGATAAACCAGAAACTTTAGGACAAACTGAAAGCACTTCAGGAATAGCTGAAATAAAGGATACAGTTCCTGAAATAGCTGATGTAGAGGAGAATCCATTAGGTTCATATTTGCCTGGAACTAAGGCAGGTTTTGAGGCAGCTCAATTTTGGTCAGATCTAGTTTTAGAGGGTGAGAAACAAGGTGGTTTTCCAGGCAAGCTCAAATTAAGCACAGGCTGGATATTTGGATTTTGTGCTTCGCTATGGACACCTGAAACAGCTTTTGAAACGGCAATAACATTAGGAACTGCAAGTCTGGGAGCAGCTGCCAATGCTGGTGCTAGGGCATCACAATCTGCTGCCTTTGGATTTAGGGGATTTTTCTTGGGTAGAGCCTCTTATCCTACTACGAGATCTTTATACTGGAGTGCAAGAGCAGGTGGTTCAGAGGGAGTTGGCGCGACTCTTCATCATTGGCTGATTCCTCAAAGACTTGCTATGTCAAAAGGTGGTTTTATCCCTGATCGAATAGTGAATGCTGGGTGGAATCTATTAGAGTTGCCAAACTTTACAGGATGGGCTCATAGAACGTTGGGACTAAATCAGTATATGGGTTTTGCAATGCAGTGGGGATCCAAAAATATATTTTGGAGAAATATTATTCCAAAACTACATTTGTTTTCATCCCATCAGCTCAAAGCTTATTTCTTAGAGCAAAGTATTCGCTTGGGCATTCTAGCCTCACCCAAGTTAGGGTTTGAAATTGGTGAGTATGTTGGGACAGAAACAATGAAACAAGAATCAAACACCAATTGA